The genome window GCCAAGATATGCGGGCCGACCCCGAGACGCGTCGGCGCGCCCCGACGACGGCATCCCGCCCGTCGGGGGCCGTCAGACGCGTGTCCAGGGCCCGATGGTCATGATCGGGGGGATGCCCGGGGTGAGCGGCAGCTCGTCGACCGGGCGCCCCTCCGCCTCCACCCACGCGTGGGCGACCGTCGGGACCGTACGCATCCCCGTGCGCCAGGTGGGCCAGGCGCCCCGGGCGCGGCAGAGCAGGGCGGTGGCGATGGACCGGGGCAGACAGCCCTGCCCGGCGCAGCGCACGCTGACCGCGACGATCTCGGCGCGGGCACGGGCGGCCTCGGCGTACGTGGCGGGCCGGCCGCCGCGTGAGCAGGCGGTCAGGACGCGCCGGATGCGCTGCGGGGAGAGCCGGCCGATGAGATGGGCGGCGCCCACGGCGAGCAGCGGGAGGGGCCGCCGGTGCGGGGGCAGGCGGCGTCGCTGAACGGCGGAGGGGACGCTCATGCCACCACCGGCCCGTTCCCGGCCAACTCGGCGGTCGGCGCGGCGACATCGGCCGCCGCCCGTTCCTCGGACACCGCGTACCGCGCCCTCAGCACCCGGACCGCGTCGGACACGGAGACGTGCCGCCCCAGAGCCGTCCCACCGACGCCGCTCCCACGCCCATGCGCACGCCCATGCGCACGCCCATGCGCACGCCCACGCCCATGCGCACGCCCACGCCCATGCGCACGCCCACGCCCATGCGCACGCCCACGCCCATGCGCACGCCCATGCGCACGCCCATGCGCACGCCCACGCCCATGCGCACGCCCATGCGCACGCCCACGCCCATGCGCACGCCCATGCGCACGCCCACGCCCATGCGCACGCCCACGCCCATGCGCACGCCCACGCCCATGCGCACGCCCACGCCCATGCGCACGCCCACGCCCATGCGCACGTCTACGCCCACTTCCGCTTCCACGCCCGCTCCCGTCGCTCCTTCCGACCGGCCTCATGCCGCCGCCTCGTTGCCGAGAGGCGGGGCGGTCGCCGTGCCGCCCGTTTGCGCGCGGAGCCAGGTCTCGACGGCGAGGGTCGCTTCGAGG of Streptomyces phaeolivaceus contains these proteins:
- a CDS encoding lasso peptide biosynthesis B2 protein, translated to MSVPSAVQRRRLPPHRRPLPLLAVGAAHLIGRLSPQRIRRVLTACSRGGRPATYAEAARARAEIVAVSVRCAGQGCLPRSIATALLCRARGAWPTWRTGMRTVPTVAHAWVEAEGRPVDELPLTPGIPPIMTIGPWTRV